A single Candidatus Rubidus massiliensis DNA region contains:
- the kdpD gene encoding Sensor protein KdpD: MNDESKIDPDELLKKIQKEEEEKKLGKLKIFFGMSAGVGKTYAMLEEARQLKNDGINVAVGIVNTHGRQETAKLLEGLSVIPEKWVNYKDALFSELDLEKILELKPEVVLVDELAHTNVPGSKHLKRWQDVMEILDAGINVLTTLNVQHIESRKDIVENITGVSIRETVPDLVLERADSIELIDLPPASLIRRLREGKVYLADQSILAEKNFFKEDNLTALRELALRFTAEKVDHDLHGILSRNKGWATREKLLVIIDSHPKSQITIRAARKIAFQLDAPWVVVYIDKGFPLTTQQKERLNSYMNLALDLGAEVVNTKDISIASAVNKIVRQKNITRIIISRDYKKQYFFFGKSLIDRLAEENKDVDLMVLREDKITQIFKERLSVEKIALTINPYLLVTAVISITTLLASFLDNYVSYKVIGYLFFLIILSLSFFLTQGPILYASILSSLSWIYLFIKPSFQFTHLSLEDIVLIAMYLITGSAIGVLATRLRKQDQILKGREEKSMLLFEIEKEIFDAPDLEVMRKHVDDKLATFFEGNFDVLTVNTKGQLDLESRLSLLDDEREQSAAIWSFQNGKQAGWSTNTLPSAKGLYLPILRNKKALGVLVYKPQKDEALSNEEINFLQIVTQQIGVYLDRRIMEWQVTTSDISRQVEKIQTSILHSLSQSFYRPLNNIIRLSQEVKEETDNVDVYEKLDVMSQLLIRLKFVINNILSMSRLESGFIQFVKKKNSLPELLSSCIKEVEPLAKNKPILTELPQRLQLISFDAALLKIAIINLLINSLENSPEERPIIIQAQILDNNFVVTVLDEGSGIADDMIPTIFEKFYQIPKSTSMGIGLGLSIVKIIVDIHQGAIELRNRKPTGMEVQIILPID; encoded by the coding sequence ATGAATGATGAATCAAAAATAGATCCCGATGAATTATTAAAAAAAATTCAGAAAGAAGAAGAAGAAAAAAAACTTGGAAAATTAAAAATTTTTTTTGGAATGTCTGCCGGTGTTGGAAAAACATATGCCATGCTTGAAGAAGCGCGACAATTAAAAAATGACGGAATTAATGTTGCCGTCGGTATCGTTAATACACATGGTCGACAAGAAACAGCAAAATTGTTGGAGGGTTTGAGCGTTATTCCAGAAAAGTGGGTGAATTACAAAGATGCTTTATTTTCAGAGTTAGACTTAGAAAAAATTTTAGAATTAAAGCCTGAGGTTGTTTTAGTAGATGAACTTGCCCATACAAATGTTCCTGGGTCTAAGCATTTAAAACGATGGCAAGATGTCATGGAAATTTTAGATGCTGGGATTAATGTTTTAACAACTTTAAACGTGCAACATATTGAAAGTCGTAAAGATATCGTAGAAAATATAACTGGTGTATCTATTCGTGAAACTGTTCCGGACCTTGTATTAGAAAGAGCAGATTCAATTGAATTGATCGATTTGCCACCAGCATCTTTAATCAGACGTCTAAGGGAAGGAAAGGTATACCTAGCTGATCAATCAATCCTAGCTGAAAAAAACTTTTTCAAAGAAGATAACTTAACGGCTTTAAGAGAATTAGCTCTTCGATTCACAGCTGAGAAAGTCGATCACGATCTCCATGGTATTCTTTCAAGAAATAAAGGGTGGGCAACAAGAGAAAAGTTATTAGTAATCATTGATTCTCATCCAAAATCCCAAATAACAATTAGGGCTGCTCGAAAAATTGCTTTTCAGCTGGATGCGCCATGGGTGGTTGTTTATATCGATAAAGGATTTCCTTTAACAACTCAGCAAAAAGAGCGCCTTAATTCTTACATGAATTTGGCCTTAGATTTAGGAGCTGAAGTTGTTAATACTAAGGATATTAGCATAGCAAGTGCCGTTAATAAGATCGTGCGACAAAAAAATATCACAAGAATTATTATCAGTCGCGATTACAAGAAACAGTATTTTTTCTTTGGAAAAAGTTTAATTGACAGGCTAGCTGAAGAGAATAAAGACGTTGACTTAATGGTTTTACGTGAAGATAAGATCACACAAATTTTTAAAGAAAGATTAAGTGTTGAAAAAATTGCACTAACTATAAATCCATATCTTTTAGTAACAGCTGTAATTTCAATAACGACTTTACTAGCATCTTTTTTAGACAACTATGTTTCTTACAAAGTTATTGGATATCTATTTTTTTTAATAATTTTGTCTTTAAGTTTTTTTCTAACGCAAGGGCCGATACTTTATGCATCGATTTTAAGTTCTCTTAGTTGGATATATTTATTCATTAAACCATCCTTTCAATTTACTCATCTATCTTTAGAAGATATTGTGTTAATTGCCATGTATTTAATAACGGGCTCAGCTATTGGAGTCTTAGCTACAAGACTTCGAAAGCAAGATCAAATTTTAAAGGGAAGAGAAGAAAAAAGTATGCTGCTTTTTGAAATTGAAAAAGAAATTTTTGACGCTCCGGATTTAGAAGTAATGCGAAAACATGTAGATGACAAACTAGCTACATTCTTTGAAGGTAATTTTGATGTATTAACTGTAAATACCAAAGGGCAGTTAGATTTAGAAAGTCGTCTTTCTCTTTTAGATGATGAAAGAGAGCAGTCTGCAGCCATATGGTCTTTTCAAAATGGGAAACAGGCTGGTTGGTCAACAAATACTTTGCCTTCAGCCAAAGGACTTTATCTTCCGATTCTTCGAAATAAAAAAGCTTTAGGTGTATTAGTTTACAAACCACAAAAAGATGAGGCCTTATCTAATGAAGAAATAAACTTTTTACAAATTGTCACCCAACAAATTGGAGTTTATTTAGATCGAAGAATTATGGAATGGCAAGTGACAACATCAGACATTTCTCGCCAAGTAGAAAAAATTCAAACATCGATCCTTCATTCCTTATCACAAAGTTTTTATAGGCCATTAAATAATATTATAAGACTCTCTCAGGAGGTGAAGGAAGAAACAGATAATGTTGATGTTTATGAAAAATTAGATGTAATGAGTCAATTATTAATACGCCTCAAATTTGTCATCAATAACATTTTATCTATGTCAAGATTGGAATCTGGATTTATACAGTTTGTTAAAAAGAAAAACTCTCTACCTGAATTGCTATCAAGTTGTATAAAAGAAGTTGAACCATTAGCTAAAAACAAGCCGATTCTTACTGAATTACCCCAAAGATTACAATTAATTTCCTTTGACGCGGCCTTGCTAAAAATTGCAATTATTAACCTATTAATAAATTCTCTTGAAAATTCACCTGAAGAGCGACCAATTATTATCCAAGCACAAATATTAGATAATAATTTTGTTGTTACCGTATTAGATGAAGGTTCTGGAATTGCAGATGATATGATACCGACAATTTTTGAAAAGTTTTATCAGATCCCCAAAAGTACTTCAATGGGGATTGGTCTTGGTTTATCTATTGTGAAAATCATTGTTGATATTCACCAAGGGGCTATTGAATTGCGAAATCGAAAACCGACAGGAATGGAAGTGCAAATAATTTTACCGATCGATTAA
- a CDS encoding Transposase, which produces MNRSSIKIINPDSAGIDIGASSHFVAIPEGRDNEIVREFECYTPDIQRMISWLKKCSIKTIVMESTGSYWIPVFEMLEQAGFEVNLVDAHHVKNIRGRKSDVIDCQWLQQLHAHGLLAAAFRPEDKIVELRSYLRQRSMLIESAATHVNRMQKALVQMNIHLQNAISDITGVTGMAIIRAILRGKTNPKELAKMRDPRCKQPIEVIESSLQGNYREEHLFALQQAVNAYDFYQNQIRECDEAVKKNSKC; this is translated from the coding sequence ATGAACCGATCCTCAATTAAAATAATAAATCCAGATTCTGCAGGAATAGATATTGGCGCTTCTTCACATTTTGTAGCTATACCAGAAGGGCGAGATAATGAAATAGTAAGAGAATTTGAGTGTTATACACCTGATATTCAAAGAATGATCTCTTGGCTTAAGAAGTGTAGTATAAAAACTATTGTAATGGAGTCTACAGGGTCGTATTGGATTCCGGTTTTCGAAATGCTTGAGCAAGCGGGTTTCGAAGTAAATCTAGTAGATGCGCATCATGTTAAAAATATTAGAGGTCGTAAATCGGATGTTATCGACTGTCAGTGGTTACAACAGCTTCATGCCCATGGCCTGTTAGCAGCAGCATTTCGCCCAGAAGATAAAATTGTAGAATTAAGAAGTTATCTTAGGCAAAGATCAATGCTTATAGAATCTGCAGCTACACATGTCAATAGAATGCAAAAAGCGCTAGTACAAATGAATATACATCTTCAAAATGCGATCAGTGATATCACCGGTGTTACTGGCATGGCAATAATCAGGGCTATCTTAAGAGGAAAAACAAACCCCAAAGAATTAGCTAAAATGAGAGACCCTAGATGTAAACAACCGATAGAAGTTATTGAAAGCTCCTTGCAAGGCAATTACAGGGAAGAACATTTATTTGCTTTGCAGCAAGCAGTTAATGCATACGATTTTTATCAAAACCAAATTCGAGAATGCGATGAAGCCGTAAAAAAAAACTCGAAATGTTAA
- a CDS encoding Transposase IS116/IS110/IS902 family protein, whose amino-acid sequence MLTSIKEEPSKKAKTVRSKKYQYTFNVSDHLKSLIGIDLTAIPGIDVSTALKLISEIGTDIKRWPTVKHFCAWLGLCPGTRISGGRRLSSHTSHSTNKAATILRMSASGLYKNNSVFGAHLRKMKARMGPVEAITATAHKMARAIYFMMLNKTEYVEAGCDYYDKMNGEKTLKFLKKRAAAFGYKLEKYI is encoded by the coding sequence ATGTTAACATCAATTAAAGAAGAGCCATCAAAAAAAGCAAAAACTGTTAGATCTAAAAAATATCAATATACTTTTAACGTATCAGATCATCTCAAATCACTTATAGGTATCGATTTAACAGCAATCCCCGGGATTGACGTAAGTACAGCATTAAAACTCATTTCAGAAATAGGAACAGATATCAAACGATGGCCAACAGTAAAGCATTTCTGTGCATGGCTTGGGCTTTGCCCAGGAACTCGAATTTCTGGAGGAAGAAGATTAAGTAGTCATACATCACATAGTACTAATAAAGCGGCTACAATTTTGCGAATGTCAGCAAGTGGACTTTATAAAAACAATAGTGTTTTTGGAGCGCATCTAAGGAAGATGAAGGCGAGAATGGGACCTGTGGAAGCAATAACAGCAACAGCGCATAAAATGGCTAGAGCAATTTATTTTATGATGTTGAATAAGACAGAATATGTTGAGGCAGGGTGCGATTATTATGATAAAATGAATGGAGAAAAAACACTTAAATTTTTGAAGAAAAGGGCAGCAGCATTTGGATACAAATTAGAGAAATACATATAG
- a CDS encoding carbamoyl phosphate synthase-like protein, which yields MTSEKKTILLTAGRMFLSLDLARKFQHDGHRIIVAETYPLHICRFSNAVNKTYTIPGPKENYQAFISSLKKIVIDEKVDLFIPVFEDVLYLSELKNEFPCEIFCDDFEKIHELHHKWLFYLLQKKLGIKTPKTFLIEKNEDLKKIDRDCTYALKACYSRASLSIQKLEAHSPISTIEVTPNFPWITQEWIDGERFCSYSICKNGNVLAHSVYPVGYTIDGNSCIIFNSIHHEDILNWIKNFIKTIQFTGQVGFDFIIKNDEIYAIECNPRATAGLHLLETEQGIGKAFLGTTENTILAKDGISRQLLHGMALYGWRKRAFPGNSLKKFGKEFIKHKDVVYSSNDPGPLLSLPLIYLGLWKKSKTLKLPLPATYVYDYEWNGNESC from the coding sequence ATGACATCTGAAAAAAAGACCATTTTATTAACTGCTGGAAGAATGTTTCTCTCGCTGGACCTAGCTAGAAAATTCCAACATGACGGGCACCGTATTATCGTTGCTGAAACCTATCCTTTACACATTTGTAGATTTTCTAATGCTGTAAACAAAACGTATACAATTCCGGGTCCCAAAGAGAACTATCAAGCTTTCATATCTTCTCTTAAAAAAATTGTAATAGACGAAAAAGTAGATTTATTTATTCCAGTTTTTGAAGACGTGTTATATTTGAGTGAATTAAAAAATGAATTTCCTTGTGAAATTTTTTGTGATGATTTTGAAAAAATTCATGAATTGCATCACAAATGGCTTTTCTATTTATTACAAAAAAAGTTGGGGATTAAAACTCCAAAAACATTTTTGATAGAAAAAAATGAAGATTTAAAAAAAATCGATCGAGATTGCACCTATGCTTTGAAGGCTTGCTATTCGAGAGCCTCTTTAAGTATTCAAAAACTTGAAGCCCATTCTCCCATTTCGACTATTGAAGTCACTCCTAATTTTCCATGGATAACACAGGAATGGATTGATGGAGAGAGATTTTGTTCCTATTCAATTTGTAAAAATGGAAATGTATTAGCCCATAGTGTTTACCCAGTTGGTTATACAATCGATGGAAATTCGTGTATTATTTTTAATTCTATTCATCATGAAGACATTTTAAATTGGATCAAAAACTTTATTAAAACTATTCAATTTACAGGTCAAGTCGGATTCGATTTTATTATTAAAAATGATGAAATTTATGCCATAGAATGCAATCCAAGAGCTACTGCTGGTTTACATTTGCTAGAAACAGAACAAGGAATTGGTAAAGCTTTTTTAGGAACCACTGAAAATACAATTTTGGCTAAAGATGGAATCTCGCGGCAATTACTACATGGAATGGCCTTATATGGTTGGAGAAAAAGAGCTTTTCCAGGCAACTCCTTAAAAAAATTTGGCAAAGAATTTATTAAACATAAAGATGTTGTCTATTCTTCTAATGATCCCGGTCCCTTACTCTCTTTGCCTCTCATTTATTTAGGCTTGTGGAAAAAAAGTAAAACCCTAAAGCTGCCATTACCTGCAACCTATGTATATGATTATGAATGGAATGGAAACGAAAGTTGTTAG
- the crtN gene encoding Dehydrosqualene desaturase produces MSKKVAIIGAGVAGLTAALVLKQKGIKFHIYESKKHVGGRIATDRENGYIFDRGFQILLNSYPACKKYLNYEKLQLFPFKKGAIIRQNGEFHIIAVPSDKSSIKPKFNLPFMTSKDYFSLMKAWWVVQGMKAEIPLNDNQTAAQKLEEFGFSEKLISHFFKPFFGGVLLDNSLQAKGVLIPYICKMFLTGDGVLPYNGMQAIPEQLAENVGYENISLNQEAIGIEDKKIFFNDKVIDVDFCLLATDVWQANQLIKSEKKDLSRGVWCFYFSAPKSPINEPLIVLNGENAGIIQYLVVMTDVCPHYSKNGDALVAVTVVNHMELIENELLHLVSENLKGWFSEEFKDWSFLKSYKISHAHPYDYPIQEENKYQINSWVYRCGDYLETPSIQSAMDTGEKAALEIAAHIND; encoded by the coding sequence ATGAGTAAAAAAGTTGCTATTATTGGAGCTGGTGTTGCAGGGTTGACAGCTGCTTTAGTCTTAAAGCAAAAAGGGATTAAATTTCACATATATGAATCTAAAAAACATGTGGGTGGCAGAATAGCAACAGATCGAGAAAATGGGTATATATTCGATAGGGGTTTTCAAATTTTGTTAAATAGTTATCCAGCATGTAAAAAGTATTTAAACTATGAAAAATTACAGCTTTTTCCTTTTAAAAAAGGGGCAATTATAAGGCAAAATGGTGAGTTTCATATAATTGCTGTCCCAAGCGATAAAAGTAGTATCAAGCCTAAATTTAACCTTCCTTTTATGACAAGTAAAGATTACTTTTCTTTAATGAAAGCTTGGTGGGTTGTGCAAGGAATGAAGGCAGAAATTCCTTTAAATGATAATCAGACGGCTGCCCAAAAACTTGAAGAATTTGGATTTTCAGAAAAATTAATTTCCCATTTTTTTAAACCCTTTTTTGGTGGAGTTTTGTTAGATAACTCCTTGCAAGCTAAGGGAGTTTTAATACCCTATATTTGTAAAATGTTTTTAACAGGTGATGGTGTTCTTCCCTATAATGGCATGCAAGCTATTCCTGAACAACTGGCGGAAAATGTGGGATATGAAAATATCTCTTTAAATCAAGAAGCTATAGGGATCGAAGATAAAAAAATCTTTTTCAACGATAAAGTGATTGATGTAGACTTTTGTTTACTAGCAACAGATGTGTGGCAAGCTAATCAATTGATAAAGAGTGAAAAAAAAGATTTGTCAAGGGGAGTTTGGTGTTTTTATTTTTCAGCTCCTAAGTCGCCAATTAATGAACCATTAATTGTTTTAAATGGGGAAAATGCGGGGATTATTCAATATTTAGTTGTAATGACAGATGTTTGTCCTCATTATTCCAAAAATGGTGACGCTTTAGTAGCTGTAACTGTAGTAAATCACATGGAATTGATTGAAAATGAATTATTACACCTTGTGAGTGAAAATTTAAAAGGGTGGTTTAGTGAAGAATTTAAAGATTGGTCTTTTTTAAAAAGTTATAAAATTTCCCATGCGCATCCATATGATTATCCCATTCAGGAAGAAAATAAATACCAAATTAATTCATGGGTTTATCGTTGTGGAGATTATTTAGAAACACCTTCCATTCAAAGTGCCATGGACACAGGGGAAAAAGCAGCGTTGGAAATAGCTGCTCATATTAATGATTAA